A DNA window from Aminiphilus circumscriptus DSM 16581 contains the following coding sequences:
- the dxr gene encoding 1-deoxy-D-xylulose-5-phosphate reductoisomerase produces MIGNGFSKGIAIIGATGAVGRAALWVCETYADRFPVVALAAQSNVEAMEQLVVKFRPKLAALTEPKAGRRLSEKLFGTSVSVASGADALLDVVRHPEVEHVVFASSGTMAIPALQETLRLKKEASLANKESIVVAGPWVMPLIDHPLQLRPVDSEHNAVWQALMGEMGHEREKTAPSTRIDRVYLTASGGPFRSFSSEELRRVTPEMALKHPVWAMGAKITIDSATLMNKGIELLEAMSLFDLDAAQVSALIHPGSKAHAIVRFRDGCSKMLLSAPDMRIPAAIAMSWPIRLPLAEETALPCFDMENSFELRFEPPDTKRFPCLALAQETARRGGAFPTLLVGADEIAVEAFLAHRIAFPDIAGVVARVLDSWHDGAPSSLEDALSVLQEGRRRAAIACRSCN; encoded by the coding sequence TTGATCGGGAATGGGTTTTCCAAGGGGATAGCCATCATCGGTGCGACGGGTGCTGTGGGAAGGGCTGCTCTCTGGGTTTGCGAGACCTATGCGGATCGTTTCCCGGTTGTAGCCCTTGCAGCGCAAAGCAACGTCGAGGCCATGGAACAACTTGTCGTCAAGTTCCGACCGAAACTCGCGGCACTGACCGAACCTAAAGCAGGTCGCCGGCTTTCCGAAAAACTTTTCGGGACAAGTGTTTCCGTGGCGAGCGGTGCTGACGCTCTCCTCGATGTGGTCCGACATCCCGAGGTGGAACATGTCGTGTTCGCATCCTCGGGGACGATGGCTATTCCGGCATTGCAGGAAACACTCCGTCTGAAAAAAGAAGCTTCGCTCGCAAACAAGGAGAGCATCGTCGTCGCAGGACCGTGGGTCATGCCTCTGATTGATCACCCTTTGCAGCTCCGTCCGGTTGACAGCGAGCACAACGCGGTCTGGCAGGCTCTCATGGGCGAAATGGGACATGAGAGAGAAAAAACAGCACCTTCAACAAGAATCGATCGTGTTTATCTCACAGCATCCGGGGGTCCTTTCCGTTCTTTTTCCTCGGAGGAACTCCGCCGGGTGACACCGGAGATGGCACTGAAACATCCCGTGTGGGCAATGGGAGCGAAGATCACCATTGACAGCGCAACGCTCATGAACAAGGGGATTGAACTCCTTGAAGCCATGTCTCTGTTCGACCTCGATGCCGCACAGGTGTCCGCGCTGATCCATCCCGGATCCAAAGCCCATGCGATTGTCCGTTTCCGAGACGGCTGCAGCAAAATGCTTCTCTCCGCACCGGATATGCGGATCCCCGCAGCCATTGCAATGAGTTGGCCCATCAGGCTTCCCCTGGCGGAGGAAACGGCACTGCCGTGTTTCGACATGGAGAACTCTTTCGAGCTGCGCTTTGAGCCTCCCGACACGAAGCGCTTTCCCTGCCTCGCCCTCGCTCAGGAAACGGCTCGGCGCGGTGGTGCTTTCCCTACTCTACTCGTAGGCGCTGACGAGATCGCGGTGGAGGCTTTTCTTGCCCATCGCATCGCCTTCCCCGATATTGCCGGTGTTGTTGCACGCGTTCTCGACTCATGGCACGACGGTGCGCCGTCTTCCCTGGAGGACGCACTGTCCGTCCTCCAGGAAGGACGGCGACGGGCCGCGATAGCATGCCGGTCTTGCAACTGA
- a CDS encoding M50 family metallopeptidase, which translates to MTILAFLFVIAICVISHEWGHYITARLFGVQVHEFAFGMGPVLFSRKRWNTLWTFRIFPVGGFVRLAGMGEERDNEELLPGGGFFEKSAWQRFLILSAGAALNILLAVGITAFLLMTRGVMDLKSTTIGEIMTEYPAAEAGLRQGDTILAVNDEPTTSWEFMAKALREAGHQGTVRILVERGSDRFIVETALRKDPQSGAFLFGIRPRIITYPFFEALGRSFGYIFEMSRDILSGILSWLFGKQKMDVTGPVGIATMAGEAVKQGLWSFLSFLAVINLNLGILNLLPFPALDGGRLIFLLGEMLTGRKFPERWEYYVHLAGFVVLISLILLVTWKDIVTLVGSQ; encoded by the coding sequence ATGACGATCCTTGCGTTTCTTTTCGTCATCGCGATCTGTGTGATCTCCCACGAATGGGGGCACTATATCACCGCACGGCTTTTCGGCGTCCAGGTCCATGAGTTCGCCTTCGGAATGGGACCGGTTTTGTTCAGCAGAAAACGATGGAACACCCTTTGGACCTTTCGAATTTTTCCCGTCGGAGGCTTCGTTCGCCTCGCGGGCATGGGAGAGGAACGGGACAACGAAGAACTCCTTCCCGGAGGTGGATTTTTCGAAAAATCCGCATGGCAACGCTTCCTGATCCTCTCCGCCGGAGCAGCGTTGAATATTCTCCTCGCGGTTGGCATCACGGCATTCCTGCTCATGACCCGCGGTGTCATGGATTTGAAATCAACAACGATCGGCGAAATTATGACCGAATACCCCGCAGCAGAAGCAGGATTGCGACAAGGAGACACCATTCTCGCCGTGAACGATGAACCCACGACGTCTTGGGAGTTCATGGCCAAGGCGCTTCGGGAGGCAGGACACCAAGGCACCGTACGAATTCTCGTGGAGCGGGGAAGTGATCGTTTCATCGTGGAAACCGCACTGCGAAAAGATCCCCAATCCGGAGCTTTCCTTTTCGGCATCCGTCCCAGGATCATTACCTATCCCTTTTTTGAAGCTCTGGGACGCTCTTTCGGCTATATTTTCGAAATGAGTCGGGACATCCTGTCGGGTATTCTCTCGTGGCTTTTTGGAAAGCAAAAGATGGACGTTACCGGTCCAGTCGGAATCGCCACCATGGCCGGCGAAGCGGTAAAACAGGGACTCTGGTCTTTTCTTTCCTTTCTCGCGGTGATCAATCTCAATCTCGGCATTTTGAATCTGCTTCCCTTCCCAGCCTTGGACGGAGGACGGTTGATTTTTCTGCTGGGAGAAATGCTCACGGGAAGAAAATTTCCGGAGCGTTGGGAATACTATGTCCATCTCGCTGGTTTCGTCGTGCTCATTTCCTTGATCCTTCTGGTGACATGGAAGGATATTGTGACCCTTGTAGGTTCTCAATGA
- the ispG gene encoding flavodoxin-dependent (E)-4-hydroxy-3-methylbut-2-enyl-diphosphate synthase, translated as MHTVVIGGLTIGGDAPVRVESMLKTPVADVAGCRKELEALRKGGCELVRVAFPTKETAPMLEVLLRDATLPLMADIHFDADLALRALDMGCPSVRINPGNMPKRDLARITATAVASKAVIRIGANSGSLNNKQIEDAQGDRGRALVEAVKEQARLLLDHGFQDIILSAKSTSVRETVVANTLLAQTYPSLPMHVGVTEAGSGMDGLVRSTAGLSLLLAQGIGDTLRVSLTGPSIEEVKAGFSILRALELRMSGVTLISCPTCGRKRVDVAAIVEALRRELDSFPEGLTLAVMGCEVNGPREASHADLGIAGAPKGVVLFRRGEKIAECSSLDISRIVEELKRVLEK; from the coding sequence ATGCACACCGTGGTGATCGGAGGACTTACCATCGGAGGCGACGCTCCCGTTCGCGTGGAAAGCATGCTGAAAACACCGGTGGCGGACGTGGCTGGATGCCGAAAAGAGCTGGAGGCGCTCCGAAAAGGTGGCTGTGAACTCGTTCGAGTCGCTTTTCCCACGAAGGAAACGGCACCGATGCTGGAAGTCCTCCTCCGTGACGCGACGCTTCCCCTCATGGCGGACATCCACTTTGACGCAGATCTGGCTCTGCGTGCGTTGGATATGGGATGTCCTTCCGTACGCATCAATCCGGGCAACATGCCCAAGAGAGACCTTGCCCGGATCACGGCCACTGCGGTTGCTTCCAAGGCAGTGATCCGGATCGGCGCGAACAGTGGTTCCCTCAACAACAAACAGATCGAAGACGCCCAGGGGGACAGAGGCAGGGCACTCGTAGAAGCCGTGAAAGAACAGGCCCGCCTTCTTCTGGATCATGGATTCCAAGACATCATTCTCTCAGCGAAAAGCACATCCGTCCGAGAGACCGTTGTGGCCAACACGCTCCTCGCGCAAACCTATCCCAGCTTGCCAATGCATGTCGGTGTGACGGAAGCCGGATCGGGCATGGATGGACTTGTGCGGAGTACTGCGGGGCTTTCCCTTCTCCTGGCTCAAGGAATAGGCGACACCTTGCGCGTCAGCCTGACCGGACCCTCGATTGAGGAGGTAAAGGCAGGATTTTCCATTCTCCGGGCACTGGAGTTACGGATGTCCGGAGTGACTCTTATTTCCTGCCCCACCTGTGGCCGGAAACGGGTGGACGTAGCGGCGATCGTGGAAGCCCTTCGCAGGGAACTCGACTCATTCCCCGAGGGACTCACCTTGGCCGTCATGGGGTGCGAAGTCAACGGACCACGTGAGGCGAGCCACGCAGACTTAGGTATTGCCGGCGCACCGAAAGGAGTCGTTCTCTTTCGCCGCGGAGAGAAGATCGCGGAGTGTTCTTCTCTGGATATTTCCCGTATTGTGGAGGAACTCAAGAGAGTTCTTGAAAAGTGA
- the speE gene encoding polyamine aminopropyltransferase, which yields MEIMEKRPMDIWFTEYSTPNLRLGLRITEILRNSKTPYQELLVAQTKQYGRMLALDGAIQLTEKDEFTYHEMMAHILLCSHPAPRQVLVVGGGDGGIVREVVRHEIVERVVLCEIDEEVIQASREFFPTVSCALDHPKVQIKPMDALVFIKENSNAFDIIIVDSTDPVDFAVGLFGEPFFRDVFTALRPDGMMIIQTESPFVEPILVGDSRRAMAKVFQKSAVCWGAMPTYPTGMWTYTIGSKSYDTHRPLRNAPEGVRYYSSALHEAAFVLPPFLQKMVEIEE from the coding sequence ATGGAAATTATGGAAAAACGTCCCATGGACATCTGGTTTACCGAATATTCCACGCCGAATCTACGACTCGGCCTTCGGATCACGGAGATTCTCCGCAACAGCAAGACACCGTATCAGGAACTGCTCGTGGCACAAACCAAGCAGTATGGGCGTATGTTGGCGCTTGACGGAGCCATTCAGCTTACGGAAAAGGATGAGTTCACCTACCACGAGATGATGGCTCACATCCTTTTGTGCTCCCATCCAGCCCCTCGTCAGGTTCTTGTCGTGGGAGGCGGTGACGGCGGTATCGTTCGAGAGGTGGTTCGCCACGAAATCGTCGAGAGGGTTGTTCTTTGCGAGATCGATGAGGAGGTGATTCAGGCCTCCAGAGAGTTTTTCCCCACGGTGAGCTGTGCTCTCGACCACCCAAAGGTACAGATCAAACCCATGGACGCCCTTGTCTTCATCAAGGAAAACAGCAACGCCTTCGACATCATCATTGTTGACAGTACCGACCCGGTGGATTTCGCTGTCGGTCTTTTCGGGGAACCTTTTTTCCGTGACGTTTTCACGGCCCTTCGACCGGACGGAATGATGATTATCCAAACCGAGTCCCCTTTCGTTGAACCCATTCTCGTCGGAGACAGCCGCCGCGCCATGGCAAAGGTGTTTCAGAAAAGCGCTGTTTGTTGGGGAGCAATGCCTACTTATCCGACGGGTATGTGGACATACACCATCGGCTCAAAATCTTACGACACGCATCGCCCTCTGCGAAATGCACCGGAGGGTGTCAGGTATTACAGTTCGGCCCTGCACGAAGCAGCCTTTGTCCTTCCTCCGTTTCTACAGAAGATGGTGGAGATCGAAGAATAA
- a CDS encoding arginine deiminase, with translation MESENRPFFVDSEVARLKRVMLHRPGKELERLTIDNKDDLLFDDILWVEEAQKEHDAFAEMLRDDGVEVVYFKNCLAQILRDEEVRSALLDEVLALEALDVPLSEALKRFLMEMPGSDLAEILIAGITKKETQALLGDLNSLVLRVANANDFFIRPLPNLYFQRDPYVFVRDGVIISVMTFSARRREPLYARYIFEHHPYFKGITMIFGGETTDTYPYNIEGGDVLVLSEDTVAIGLSQRTSPGAAQIVGRRLAQRVGIKNILAVDIPKARTYMHLDTVFTMVDRDAFTIYPGIRNVLGVWKLTYDAGGNLAEITRFDDLGEALKRTLHLENIRFIETGGGDPVAAARDQWNDGTNTLSIAPGKVVTYRRNVVSNQCLREHGIKVLEIRGAELGRGRGGPRCMSMPLLREELKNS, from the coding sequence ATGGAGAGTGAAAACCGCCCCTTTTTCGTCGACTCCGAAGTGGCACGTCTGAAGAGAGTGATGCTCCACAGACCTGGAAAAGAACTCGAGCGGCTTACCATCGACAACAAGGACGATCTCCTCTTCGACGATATTCTCTGGGTTGAAGAGGCCCAGAAGGAACACGACGCATTCGCCGAGATGCTGCGCGATGACGGCGTGGAGGTCGTCTATTTCAAGAACTGCCTCGCTCAAATTCTTCGCGACGAAGAAGTCCGTTCCGCACTCCTTGATGAAGTGTTGGCGCTTGAAGCACTAGATGTCCCCTTGAGCGAAGCGCTAAAACGTTTCCTCATGGAAATGCCCGGTTCAGACCTGGCAGAGATTCTCATCGCGGGAATCACGAAAAAAGAGACCCAAGCACTTCTGGGAGATCTGAACAGCCTCGTTCTCCGTGTTGCAAATGCCAACGATTTCTTCATTCGCCCTCTCCCGAACCTTTACTTTCAGCGGGATCCCTATGTCTTTGTTCGCGATGGGGTCATCATCAGCGTCATGACGTTCAGCGCCCGTCGACGCGAACCACTTTACGCACGATACATCTTCGAACACCATCCGTACTTTAAAGGAATCACCATGATTTTCGGCGGTGAAACCACCGATACCTACCCATACAATATTGAGGGCGGAGATGTCCTGGTCCTTTCCGAGGATACCGTTGCCATCGGCCTGAGCCAGAGAACGAGCCCGGGAGCGGCACAGATCGTGGGGCGGCGCCTTGCCCAACGGGTGGGTATCAAAAACATCCTTGCAGTGGATATTCCCAAAGCCAGGACCTATATGCACCTGGACACGGTATTCACCATGGTCGATCGAGATGCCTTCACGATCTACCCCGGCATCCGCAACGTCCTCGGCGTCTGGAAACTTACCTATGATGCAGGAGGCAACCTCGCGGAAATCACTCGCTTTGACGATCTCGGAGAAGCACTGAAGCGCACTTTGCACCTCGAGAATATCCGCTTCATCGAAACCGGTGGAGGCGATCCCGTGGCTGCCGCGAGGGACCAATGGAACGACGGTACCAATACGTTGTCTATCGCCCCAGGAAAAGTAGTGACGTATAGAAGAAATGTTGTCTCCAATCAGTGCCTCCGGGAACACGGCATCAAGGTTCTCGAAATCCGAGGCGCCGAACTCGGACGAGGGCGAGGGGGGCCTCGCTGCATGAGTATGCCGCTGCTCCGAGAAGAGTTGAAAAACTCCTAA
- the argF gene encoding ornithine carbamoyltransferase yields the protein MPQNLKGRSFLTLKDFTSQEIAYLLTLSADLKAKKRAGIRGELLKGKNIALIFEKPSTRTRCAFTVACIDEGAHPEYLGKNDIQLGHKEDVKDTARVLGRMFDGIEFRGFKQSVVEELAAFAGVPVWNGLTDRYHPTQILADFLTLQENFGCLKGLKLVYCGDGRNNMGNSLMIGSAKMGIHFTIAAPESLFPEKGLIEECRGIAAQTGAVLEFETNAKKAVAGAHALYTDVWASMGEEDKLAERKALLGSYQINAELMASTGRSDTIFLHCLPAVKGNEVTEDVFESAASKVFDEAENRLHTIKAVMVATIGNI from the coding sequence ATGCCACAAAACCTGAAGGGGCGCAGTTTTTTGACGTTGAAAGACTTCACGTCCCAGGAGATCGCCTATTTGCTCACACTCTCCGCAGACCTCAAGGCGAAGAAACGAGCGGGGATCCGTGGAGAATTGCTGAAGGGGAAAAATATCGCTCTCATTTTTGAGAAACCCTCCACGAGAACGCGTTGTGCTTTCACTGTCGCCTGCATTGACGAAGGAGCACACCCCGAATACCTCGGGAAAAACGATATCCAGCTCGGCCACAAGGAAGATGTAAAAGATACGGCACGGGTGCTGGGGCGCATGTTCGACGGAATCGAATTCCGCGGTTTTAAACAATCCGTCGTGGAGGAACTTGCTGCCTTTGCGGGCGTTCCCGTGTGGAACGGCCTCACCGATAGATACCATCCTACCCAGATCCTTGCTGATTTTCTCACCCTTCAGGAAAACTTCGGCTGCTTGAAAGGACTTAAGCTCGTGTATTGCGGAGATGGGCGCAATAATATGGGAAACTCTCTCATGATCGGATCTGCGAAAATGGGGATACACTTTACGATTGCGGCACCGGAAAGCCTTTTCCCCGAGAAAGGACTTATTGAAGAATGTCGCGGTATTGCGGCCCAGACGGGAGCGGTGCTTGAATTTGAGACAAACGCAAAAAAAGCCGTCGCGGGTGCTCATGCACTGTATACAGATGTATGGGCCTCCATGGGCGAGGAGGACAAACTCGCCGAGCGGAAGGCACTTCTCGGAAGCTATCAGATCAATGCGGAACTTATGGCATCGACGGGCAGAAGCGACACAATCTTTCTCCATTGCCTTCCTGCAGTGAAGGGAAACGAAGTTACCGAGGACGTGTTCGAATCCGCGGCATCGAAAGTTTTCGACGAGGCGGAGAATCGGCTGCACACGATTAAGGCCGTTATGGTCGCAACCATCGGCAACATCTGA
- the nikR gene encoding nickel-responsive transcriptional regulator NikR yields MGQTVRFGVSMTEDLLTELDDWIARKGYPNRSEAIRQIVRAFVSEAKWEQGIGNVCGAFTVIYNHHNHDVAHELTHLQHKFGDIIVCTTHVHMDEARCLEVVILKGDVNQIKTFLEAAAGFKSLASVSPSFVSI; encoded by the coding sequence ATGGGGCAGACTGTACGATTCGGCGTATCCATGACGGAAGATCTTTTGACCGAACTGGACGATTGGATTGCCCGAAAAGGATATCCCAATAGGTCAGAGGCCATTCGCCAAATAGTTCGTGCATTTGTTAGCGAGGCAAAATGGGAGCAGGGCATTGGTAATGTGTGCGGTGCCTTCACGGTGATCTACAACCACCACAACCACGACGTCGCTCACGAACTTACCCATCTTCAGCATAAATTCGGTGACATTATTGTCTGTACCACCCATGTGCACATGGATGAGGCGCGCTGCCTCGAGGTCGTTATTCTTAAAGGAGATGTAAATCAGATAAAGACATTTCTTGAGGCTGCAGCTGGGTTTAAATCTCTCGCGAGCGTGTCTCCCTCTTTTGTCTCGATTTGA
- a CDS encoding deoxynucleoside kinase, whose amino-acid sequence MGQVQIVVEGMTASGKSTAVRLLSDALGLEIMQEQAKDHFDLMGRFSRDRRWAFPMQLNFLTTRFAHYLIASESENAILDRSIFGDRVYASLYFNLRFFPESQYQMYVSLFDFLLSYIKLPKLLVFTRCSFDETMRRLRLRNVASELGAGEEYWSTLHESYEKLLYSLEKNSKIPSLLVVDSERMNLVESEKDKEVFLNDVRNRLGR is encoded by the coding sequence ATGGGACAGGTACAGATAGTTGTGGAAGGCATGACCGCAAGTGGAAAATCCACTGCAGTACGTCTTCTCTCCGATGCGCTTGGCTTGGAAATCATGCAGGAACAGGCAAAAGACCATTTCGACCTCATGGGGCGTTTCAGCAGAGACCGCCGCTGGGCTTTTCCCATGCAGCTCAATTTTCTCACTACGCGCTTTGCCCATTATCTGATCGCGTCGGAGAGTGAAAACGCCATTCTCGATCGCAGCATTTTCGGCGACAGGGTTTACGCCTCTCTGTACTTCAACCTTCGCTTTTTCCCGGAGAGCCAATACCAAATGTATGTGAGTCTTTTCGATTTCCTTCTCAGCTACATCAAACTCCCCAAGCTCCTTGTCTTCACGAGATGCTCTTTCGACGAGACCATGCGTCGCCTCCGCTTGCGCAACGTGGCAAGCGAACTCGGAGCTGGAGAGGAGTATTGGAGCACACTTCACGAAAGTTATGAAAAATTGCTATACTCGCTTGAAAAAAACTCCAAGATTCCTTCCCTTCTCGTGGTGGACAGCGAAAGAATGAACCTGGTGGAATCCGAGAAAGACAAGGAAGTTTTTCTTAACGATGTCAGAAACCGCTTGGGGCGTTGA
- a CDS encoding SDR family oxidoreductase, protein MTRVKGKRKAFIQSFHRSRSLLRAQVPIKVYEMRYSESVCIKKAPMGGGETMELGLKGKVVLAMASSSGLGKAMAKEFAFEGAKVVLCATNETKLEAARKEIQETTGNSVHTIRCDLTNAKDIISAVEETTQLHGTIHVLVNNAGGPPAGGFDLFDDAAWQHAFELDFLSYVRTIRAVLPFMRKQHWGRIVNSTSSSVKQVIDNLILSNSIRLSVLGLTKTLAQEVGKDGILVNVIGPGRFSTERIEYLDGVRAKKAGVSPEEIHAATCREIPLGRYGNPEEYARLAVFLCSEANTYITGQTILADGGMVKAV, encoded by the coding sequence GTGACCCGAGTCAAGGGAAAGCGAAAGGCCTTTATTCAGAGCTTCCATAGATCAAGGAGTCTACTTCGGGCTCAAGTTCCGATAAAAGTGTATGAAATGCGTTATTCAGAAAGCGTATGCATTAAGAAAGCACCAATGGGAGGTGGAGAAACAATGGAACTCGGATTGAAGGGAAAAGTCGTGCTTGCCATGGCATCGAGTTCTGGTCTCGGGAAAGCGATGGCCAAGGAGTTTGCTTTTGAGGGAGCCAAGGTCGTCCTCTGTGCGACGAACGAGACAAAATTGGAAGCGGCGAGAAAAGAGATACAGGAAACGACGGGGAATAGCGTGCACACAATCCGGTGTGATCTCACCAATGCGAAAGACATTATAAGCGCTGTTGAGGAAACTACGCAGCTTCACGGTACGATTCATGTGCTCGTGAACAACGCAGGCGGGCCGCCTGCCGGAGGATTCGATCTTTTTGACGATGCGGCATGGCAACATGCGTTCGAACTCGATTTTTTGAGCTACGTGAGAACGATACGGGCGGTCTTACCGTTCATGCGAAAACAGCACTGGGGACGCATTGTGAATTCTACATCGAGTTCCGTGAAGCAGGTCATTGACAATCTGATTTTGTCGAATTCCATTCGCCTGAGCGTACTCGGACTCACGAAAACGCTTGCCCAAGAGGTGGGCAAAGATGGAATCCTTGTCAACGTCATTGGACCGGGACGGTTCTCCACGGAGCGGATCGAGTATCTTGACGGCGTTCGGGCGAAAAAGGCCGGTGTTTCTCCCGAGGAAATCCATGCGGCCACATGCAGGGAAATCCCCCTGGGAAGATACGGCAACCCGGAAGAGTATGCGCGTCTTGCTGTTTTTCTCTGTTCGGAAGCAAACACGTATATTACAGGTCAGACCATTCTTGCTGACGGAGGCATGGTGAAAGCGGTGTAA
- a CDS encoding IS256 family transposase — MKALFGNETDALKTLMKEVLQEILDGEMTELLGAERHERNTERTGYRSGYYTRSLVTRIGKLELRIPRDRNGEFSTALFERYQRSEKALVAALAEMYVQGVSTRKVTAITEELCGHRFSASSISAINKGLDEALSRFANRPLDEEYPYLILDARYEKVRENGVIRSQAVQIAIGINREGQRQILAVELAPRETASSWKEFLLGLKLRGLRGVEFVVSDDHAGLRSAIGETLLEASWQRCYVHFLRNALDHLPRKADDDCLQELRWIYDRRDIMEAHRDLTSWITKWQRKYPKLVDWVEENIEETLTFYRLPRAHHKHLKSTNMLERLNEEIKRRTRVVRIFPNTDACQRLIRALCVETHEAWLESSRYLNMDLLIEHKKALLEKCG, encoded by the coding sequence ATGAAAGCCCTTTTCGGGAACGAAACGGACGCCCTGAAGACCCTGATGAAGGAAGTGCTGCAAGAAATCCTTGACGGGGAAATGACGGAACTCCTTGGAGCCGAACGACATGAGCGCAACACAGAACGTACGGGTTATCGGTCAGGCTACTATACCCGAAGTCTGGTCACGCGAATCGGCAAGCTGGAACTGCGGATTCCCAGAGACCGCAACGGAGAATTCTCCACGGCACTGTTCGAGCGTTATCAGCGCAGTGAGAAGGCATTGGTGGCGGCTCTGGCAGAAATGTATGTGCAGGGCGTGTCCACGCGCAAAGTGACGGCGATCACCGAGGAATTGTGCGGACATCGTTTTTCCGCGAGCAGCATCAGCGCCATCAACAAAGGTCTCGATGAAGCCCTGTCTCGTTTTGCGAACCGTCCCCTTGACGAAGAGTACCCGTATTTGATTCTGGATGCCCGCTACGAGAAAGTTCGCGAGAACGGAGTTATCCGTTCCCAGGCGGTACAGATCGCCATCGGAATCAACCGGGAGGGGCAGCGGCAGATCTTGGCGGTGGAATTGGCTCCCCGTGAAACGGCAAGCAGTTGGAAAGAGTTTCTTCTCGGGCTCAAGCTACGGGGTTTGCGCGGTGTCGAATTCGTGGTATCCGACGACCACGCAGGACTTCGTTCGGCCATCGGAGAGACCCTGCTCGAAGCATCTTGGCAGCGTTGCTACGTCCATTTTCTGCGGAATGCTCTGGATCATCTGCCCCGTAAGGCCGATGACGACTGTCTCCAGGAACTCCGCTGGATCTACGACCGCCGGGACATTATGGAGGCCCACCGGGATCTGACGTCCTGGATCACCAAATGGCAGAGGAAATATCCGAAGCTTGTTGACTGGGTGGAGGAGAACATAGAGGAGACGCTGACCTTCTACCGGCTTCCCAGAGCACATCACAAGCATCTGAAGTCAACCAATATGCTGGAACGGCTCAACGAAGAGATCAAGAGAAGGACCCGGGTCGTCCGTATCTTCCCAAACACCGATGCATGTCAGCGCCTGATACGGGCACTGTGCGTCGAAACCCACGAGGCGTGGCTGGAGTCCAGTCGCTACCTCAACATGGACCTGTTGATCGAACACAAAAAGGCACTCTTGGAAAAGTGTGGCTAA